One segment of Polyangiaceae bacterium DNA contains the following:
- a CDS encoding amidohydrolase, translated as MARSTGVPFGRAQVLVNADLRTMTGTRAEALAFAGEELLAVGSRAEAVAAAGPDAEVVDVSGATVLPGFIDAHHHASMVALWGGRLRLVPPRVTSIATLQTALAAAARDADGDWLIATDWDELCLEERRAPTRRELDEAVPDRPLLAMHYSCHRAVVNSRALELAGIARHSADPTGGVISRDHRGEPDGLLIERGMSRVETLARASAVAQDAEGFFARLAEHYRNLVAAGITRIVDATVPADLAALYREADRRGLIPVPTVMMPVSLQGYLEAPWDAMDGPSTGEASGNLTVGALKLVFDGAPACAMCLGIWQMAGTMIGTFARAVSDRSLDALRATMSVAPRLGRKVRTGIRIYAAQEAQDVVNAAVERGFGVAIHAIGNDAVGLALDAYESCGGKLDRAGVPRLEHATFLDSELVTRIAAAGIAVVAQPHFLSLPAMGSAPSIPGLRNSPLRWLLDGGVRVVGSSDFPVAGFHPLDGVRSAVTRRTNRGRALEPDQRITLDEALACYTRSAAEVCGCLDRAGTLEPGKRADFVVLDRALTDIESLDRACVRATVIGGELVHGTLAG; from the coding sequence ATGGCCCGCTCCACGGGGGTTCCCTTCGGTCGCGCGCAAGTGCTCGTCAACGCGGATCTGCGAACGATGACTGGCACGCGCGCCGAAGCCCTCGCCTTCGCGGGTGAAGAGTTGCTCGCAGTGGGAAGCCGCGCCGAGGCAGTGGCAGCCGCGGGCCCCGATGCAGAAGTGGTGGACGTGTCGGGGGCCACGGTGCTGCCCGGTTTCATCGATGCGCATCACCATGCGAGCATGGTCGCGCTCTGGGGAGGCAGATTGCGTCTGGTGCCGCCACGGGTCACGAGCATTGCCACGTTGCAGACTGCGCTGGCCGCTGCGGCGCGCGACGCAGATGGTGATTGGCTGATCGCCACGGATTGGGACGAGCTGTGCCTGGAAGAGCGGCGTGCTCCGACGCGGCGAGAACTCGACGAGGCGGTTCCGGATCGCCCGTTGCTGGCGATGCACTACAGCTGCCACCGCGCAGTGGTGAACAGTCGTGCGTTGGAGCTCGCGGGGATCGCACGCCACTCCGCCGACCCTACCGGAGGTGTCATCTCGCGGGATCACCGCGGAGAGCCGGACGGGTTGCTCATCGAACGCGGGATGAGTCGCGTAGAAACGCTCGCACGCGCAAGCGCGGTGGCGCAGGACGCCGAGGGCTTCTTTGCGCGGCTGGCCGAGCACTATCGCAACCTGGTTGCTGCAGGGATCACGCGCATCGTGGACGCCACGGTGCCGGCGGATTTGGCGGCGCTGTACCGCGAAGCGGATCGCAGAGGGCTCATCCCGGTGCCGACCGTGATGATGCCGGTGTCGCTGCAAGGCTACCTGGAAGCACCCTGGGACGCGATGGACGGGCCCAGCACCGGTGAGGCCAGCGGCAACTTGACCGTGGGGGCGTTGAAGTTGGTCTTCGACGGCGCGCCGGCATGCGCCATGTGTCTCGGCATTTGGCAGATGGCCGGCACGATGATCGGCACCTTCGCGCGGGCGGTGAGCGATCGATCCTTGGACGCGCTGCGCGCGACGATGTCCGTTGCGCCTCGACTGGGTCGGAAGGTCCGCACGGGCATTCGCATCTACGCAGCGCAGGAGGCGCAGGACGTCGTGAACGCCGCGGTGGAGCGCGGGTTCGGCGTGGCCATTCACGCCATCGGCAACGACGCCGTCGGCCTCGCCCTGGACGCATACGAGAGCTGCGGCGGCAAGCTCGACCGCGCGGGCGTGCCACGCCTGGAACACGCTACCTTTCTCGATTCCGAACTGGTGACGCGCATTGCAGCGGCAGGGATCGCCGTCGTGGCGCAACCCCATTTCCTGAGCCTACCCGCCATGGGATCGGCGCCGAGTATTCCCGGCCTACGCAACTCCCCGCTGCGCTGGTTGCTCGATGGCGGTGTGCGTGTGGTGGGCAGCTCGGACTTCCCGGTCGCAGGCTTTCATCCGCTGGATGGCGTGCGCTCCGCAGTGACGCGGCGGACGAATCGCGGGCGCGCCTTGGAACCGGATCAGCGCATCACCCTAGACGAAGCCTTGGCGTGCTACACGCGCAGCGCGGCAGAGGTGTGCGGCTGCCTCGATCGCGCCGGAACTCTGGAGCCGGGCAAACGCGCCGACTTCGTCGTGCTCGACCGTGCACTGACGGACATTGAGAGCCTCGATCGCGCTTGCGTGCGTGCGACCGTCATCGGCGGCGAACTGGTGCACGGTACGCTCGCAGGGTAG
- a CDS encoding SUMF1/EgtB/PvdO family nonheme iron enzyme, with protein sequence MRQHPLLQWICALPACTLFAAVACDESHASTASSATPQAAPSASAPVAKPKLACPLEMSRLGNYCIDKWEAHTVTVANPSVRRSPYEPLRDGERVAARSAAGVVPQGYISREEARAACVNSGKRLCSAKEWYRACAGNEGRHYPYGATQQSGICNTQKPHVLTQVFGRKVFLTKDSHYNNPKVNQEPGFLALTGANPKCVTPEGVFDMVGNLHEWVADDVSAALPKTIPLEYGEHWLGPKGSGIFMGGYYSSKNEHGRGCAYTTATHAPDYHDYSTGFRCCRDAD encoded by the coding sequence GTGCGCCAGCACCCTTTGCTGCAGTGGATCTGCGCGTTGCCCGCATGCACGTTGTTCGCTGCGGTCGCATGCGACGAGTCGCACGCCAGCACCGCTTCCAGCGCCACTCCGCAAGCCGCGCCCTCGGCGTCCGCGCCAGTGGCGAAGCCGAAGCTCGCGTGTCCCCTGGAGATGTCGCGTCTCGGCAACTACTGCATCGACAAGTGGGAAGCCCACACCGTGACAGTCGCCAACCCAAGTGTGCGCCGCTCACCCTACGAACCGCTCCGCGACGGCGAGCGCGTCGCCGCGCGCAGTGCCGCCGGCGTCGTGCCCCAGGGCTACATCAGCCGCGAAGAGGCTCGCGCGGCGTGCGTCAACTCGGGCAAACGCTTGTGTAGCGCGAAGGAGTGGTACCGCGCCTGCGCAGGCAACGAAGGACGACACTACCCCTACGGCGCGACGCAGCAGTCCGGGATCTGCAACACCCAGAAGCCTCACGTGCTGACTCAGGTCTTCGGGCGAAAGGTATTCCTCACCAAGGACAGCCACTACAACAACCCCAAGGTGAACCAAGAGCCCGGCTTTCTAGCCCTCACCGGTGCCAACCCCAAGTGCGTGACACCCGAGGGCGTCTTCGACATGGTCGGCAACCTGCACGAATGGGTCGCCGACGACGTCAGTGCGGCACTGCCAAAGACCATTCCCTTGGAGTATGGCGAGCACTGGCTCGGTCCGAAGGGCAGCGGCATCTTCATGGGCGGCTACTACTCCAGCAAGAACGAGCACGGCCGCGGCTGTGCCTACACCACTGCCACCCACGCTCCGGATTACCACGACTACTCGACGGGCTTTCGCTGCTGTCGAGACGCCGACTGA